A portion of the Candidatus Saccharimonadales bacterium genome contains these proteins:
- a CDS encoding ATP-binding cassette domain-containing protein produces the protein MAYSFEVKNVVKHFGDVKALNGISLKSEEGTVFGLLGPNGAGKTTLVRILSTLLQPDHGSVKVHGIDALREPERVRETIGLAGQYAAVDEFLTGYENVYMVGRLYRLSHKESARRTKELLEQLHLSSAAHRPVRTYSGGMRRRLDLGASLVGRPKILFLDEPTTGLDPKTRIDLWNIIRDLVKEGTSILLTTQYLDEADQLADKIAVVNEGKVIAEGTSSELKAQLGGDIVEFGLTKAKDKDKALSAVTKLAKQPPTFDENTLVVRVPVANGAKHLMDIVQALNNAKLTVATLSLHQPSLDDVFLALTGEKAKDTTVNKRDTKKGGQQ, from the coding sequence ATGGCATATTCGTTCGAAGTAAAAAACGTCGTTAAGCACTTCGGTGATGTGAAGGCTCTAAACGGCATCTCATTAAAATCCGAGGAGGGGACTGTCTTCGGCCTGCTCGGACCAAACGGGGCTGGTAAGACGACATTGGTTCGTATCCTGAGCACCCTTCTCCAACCTGATCACGGATCGGTTAAGGTCCACGGGATCGATGCCCTGAGAGAGCCGGAACGGGTCAGGGAGACGATCGGCCTGGCCGGGCAATATGCCGCAGTCGACGAATTCCTAACTGGTTACGAGAACGTCTATATGGTCGGTCGTCTTTACCGGCTCAGCCACAAGGAATCGGCCAGACGAACCAAGGAGCTACTCGAGCAACTTCATCTATCTTCAGCCGCCCACCGACCAGTTCGAACCTATTCTGGAGGAATGCGCCGCCGATTGGACCTTGGAGCCAGTCTGGTTGGTCGTCCGAAGATCCTCTTCCTCGACGAGCCGACCACCGGCCTCGATCCCAAGACCAGAATTGATCTCTGGAACATCATCCGCGATCTCGTCAAAGAGGGGACCTCAATTCTATTGACCACCCAGTATCTCGACGAGGCCGACCAGTTGGCGGACAAGATCGCCGTCGTTAACGAGGGTAAGGTGATCGCCGAAGGGACTAGTAGCGAGCTGAAGGCCCAGCTTGGTGGCGATATCGTCGAATTCGGCCTGACGAAAGCCAAGGATAAAGACAAAGCCCTATCAGCTGTGACCAAGCTAGCCAAGCAGCCACCAACCTTCGATGAGAACACGCTCGTCGTCAGGGTACCGGTAGCCAACGGAGCTAAGCATCTGATGGACATCGTCCAGGCGCTTAACAACGCTAAACTGACCGTAGCTACTCTCTCCCTCCACCAGCCGTCGCTTGACGACGTCTTCCTGGCACTGACCGGTGAGAAAGCTAAAGACACGACCGTCAACAAGCGGGACACCAAGAAAGGAGGCCAGCAATGA
- a CDS encoding ABC transporter permease, with translation MSKRSLHYTLVDTWMSTKRNLYRYLRLPQLLFFSSVQPIMFLLLFNYVFGGALGGATHVPGGKYINFLLPGILVQMVMFGGVQTGIGLADDMSKGMIDRFRSLPMSRLAVVAGRTFSDAFRNLAVIAIMVGVGYLIGFRFTQGVGDALLMVFVALLFGYALSWVFALVGMSVRDSESAQLASFVLIFPLVFASAVFVPVQTMPSWLQVFVRNQPITFVAEAARHLSVGTPDGGATWKILLWCIGILAVFIPLALKQYTRRTS, from the coding sequence ATGAGTAAGCGCAGTCTCCACTACACCCTTGTGGATACTTGGATGAGCACCAAGCGCAACCTCTATAGGTACTTACGGCTACCCCAGCTTCTCTTCTTCTCATCAGTCCAGCCGATCATGTTCCTGCTGCTCTTCAACTATGTCTTCGGTGGCGCTCTCGGCGGAGCAACCCACGTCCCAGGTGGTAAGTACATCAACTTCCTCTTGCCTGGTATCCTAGTCCAGATGGTCATGTTCGGTGGTGTTCAGACCGGTATCGGCCTAGCTGACGACATGAGCAAGGGGATGATCGATCGCTTCCGTTCGCTGCCAATGAGCCGGCTAGCCGTGGTAGCTGGGAGAACGTTCTCGGATGCGTTCCGGAACTTGGCGGTAATCGCCATCATGGTCGGAGTCGGTTACCTGATCGGCTTCCGGTTTACCCAAGGTGTCGGCGACGCCCTGTTGATGGTCTTCGTAGCGCTCCTCTTCGGTTACGCACTCTCGTGGGTATTCGCCCTCGTCGGTATGTCGGTTAGGGACTCCGAGTCTGCCCAGCTGGCCAGCTTTGTCCTCATCTTCCCACTTGTCTTCGCCAGCGCCGTCTTCGTACCGGTCCAGACGATGCCCAGCTGGCTGCAGGTCTTTGTCCGCAACCAGCCAATTACGTTCGTCGCTGAGGCAGCTCGTCACCTATCTGTCGGTACCCCCGATGGTGGCGCTACATGGAAGATACTCTTGTGGTGCATCGGCATTCTGGCAGTCTTCATACCACTTGCCTTAAAGCAGTACACCCGTCGTACTTCGTAA